From a single Salmo salar chromosome ssa22, Ssal_v3.1, whole genome shotgun sequence genomic region:
- the si:dkey-183j2.10 gene encoding glutamate receptor U1 isoform X1, which translates to MKVLLGVIVCTMVLLLSLRSCAAAMRPDLTITTIKQDPYTMSKGSQMEGYCMDLLSELAKKLDFKYNVHLVKDGSYGRQDESGAWNGMIGEVVRKEADLAIAPLTLTAAREKAVGMTKPFMQTGISILLRKDISEEAGIFDFLTPFSVETWVGILAAYLGTAISICVVARLSPCEWSQPQTEENSFTFSHSLWYTAGALTLQGAGPHPKALSGRIICCTWWLFGLVLLACYFSNLSTSQGSDSNQLMVKGFEDLANQQGIEYGTLSGSSTLAFFKNSNNPTYRRIYEHMERAKSFVSSMDEGVRRAKEGNFAFIGESVSLDLVVARHCELVRVHEVIGMRGYSIAGTLGSPMLKNLSVAILELSEAGELAYLRSKWWASSCMADPAKASPLQPHSLKGMFLVLALGLGLGVLLAVLELTTKSRSNAGEQRKSYCTVLSDELSQRLRTTTTTTTKKRSQETADKDKA; encoded by the exons ATGAAGGTGCTGTTGGGTGTCATCGTGTGCACCATGGTGCTTCTACTGTCCCTAAGGAGCTGTGCTGCGG CAATGCGACCAGACTTGACAATCACTACAATAAAG CAAGATCCATACACCATGTCCAAAGGCTCTCAGATGGAAGGTTACTGCATGGACCTGCTGTCTGAACTGGCCAAGAAACTGGACTTCAAGTACAACGTGCACCTGGTGAAAGATGGGTCCTATGGCAGGCAGGATGAGAGTGGGGCCTGGAATGGGATGATCGGAGAGGTGGTGAGAAAG GAGGCAGACCTGGCGATTGCTCCTCTGACCCTTACTGCTGCCCGGGAGAAGGCTGTGGGGATGACCAAACCCTTCATGCAAACAGGCATCAGTATTCTCCTGAGGAAAGACATCTCAGAAGAGGCTGGCATCTTTGACTTCCTGACCCCCTTCTCGGTAGAGACCTGGGTGGGGATCCTCGCTGCGTACCTGGGGACTGCTATCTCCATCTGTGTAGTAGCCAG ACTCAGCCCATGTGAGTGGAGTCAACCCCAGACTGAGGAAAACAGCTTCACTTTCAGCCACAGTTTGTGGTACACTGCAGGAGCCCTCACTCTACAGG gTGCCGGTCCACACCCCAAAGCTTTATCAGGACGCATAATATGCTGCACCTGGTGGTTGTTTGGTCTGGTCCTCTTGGCCTGCTATTTCTCCAACCTCAGCACCTCTCAGGGCTCAGACTCCAATCAACTGATGGTGAAAGGGTTTGAGGACTTGGCCAACCAGCAAGGGATTGAGTATGGGACCCTGTCTGGCTCCTCCACACTTGCCTTTTTCAAG AACTCTAATAACCCAACCTACCGTAGGATCTATGAGCACATGGAGAGAGCCAAGAGTTTTGTGTCATCAATGGATGAGGGTGTTCGCCGGGCAAAGGAGGGCAACTTTGCCTTCATTGGAGAGTCTGTGTCACTGGACTTGGTGGTGGCTCGTCACTGTGAGCTGGTCCGTGTCCATGAGGTCATCGGCATGAGAGGGTACAGCATCGCAGGCACCCTGG GCTCTCCCATGCTGAAGAACCTCAGTGTGGCCATCCTGGAGCTGAGTGAGGCAGGAGAGTTGGCTTACCTGCGCAGTAAGTGGTGGGCCAGCAGCTGCATGGCAGACCCAGCCAAGGCCTCCCCCTTGCAGCCCCACAGCTTGAAGGGCATGTTCCTGGTGCTGGCTCTGGGCCTGGGGCTAGGGGTGCTGCTGGCTGTCCTGGAGCTCACCACCAAGTCCCGGAGCAATGCCGGGGAGCAGAGG AAATCATATTGCACAGTGTTGTCTGATGAACTGAGTCAGCGCTTgaggaccaccaccaccaccaccaccaagaaGAGAAGCCAGGAAACCGCAGACAAAGACAAAGCATGA
- the si:dkey-183j2.10 gene encoding glutamate receptor U1 isoform X2, with amino-acid sequence MRPDLTITTIKQDPYTMSKGSQMEGYCMDLLSELAKKLDFKYNVHLVKDGSYGRQDESGAWNGMIGEVVRKEADLAIAPLTLTAAREKAVGMTKPFMQTGISILLRKDISEEAGIFDFLTPFSVETWVGILAAYLGTAISICVVARLSPCEWSQPQTEENSFTFSHSLWYTAGALTLQGAGPHPKALSGRIICCTWWLFGLVLLACYFSNLSTSQGSDSNQLMVKGFEDLANQQGIEYGTLSGSSTLAFFKNSNNPTYRRIYEHMERAKSFVSSMDEGVRRAKEGNFAFIGESVSLDLVVARHCELVRVHEVIGMRGYSIAGTLGSPMLKNLSVAILELSEAGELAYLRSKWWASSCMADPAKASPLQPHSLKGMFLVLALGLGLGVLLAVLELTTKSRSNAGEQRKSYCTVLSDELSQRLRTTTTTTTKKRSQETADKDKA; translated from the exons ATGCGACCAGACTTGACAATCACTACAATAAAG CAAGATCCATACACCATGTCCAAAGGCTCTCAGATGGAAGGTTACTGCATGGACCTGCTGTCTGAACTGGCCAAGAAACTGGACTTCAAGTACAACGTGCACCTGGTGAAAGATGGGTCCTATGGCAGGCAGGATGAGAGTGGGGCCTGGAATGGGATGATCGGAGAGGTGGTGAGAAAG GAGGCAGACCTGGCGATTGCTCCTCTGACCCTTACTGCTGCCCGGGAGAAGGCTGTGGGGATGACCAAACCCTTCATGCAAACAGGCATCAGTATTCTCCTGAGGAAAGACATCTCAGAAGAGGCTGGCATCTTTGACTTCCTGACCCCCTTCTCGGTAGAGACCTGGGTGGGGATCCTCGCTGCGTACCTGGGGACTGCTATCTCCATCTGTGTAGTAGCCAG ACTCAGCCCATGTGAGTGGAGTCAACCCCAGACTGAGGAAAACAGCTTCACTTTCAGCCACAGTTTGTGGTACACTGCAGGAGCCCTCACTCTACAGG gTGCCGGTCCACACCCCAAAGCTTTATCAGGACGCATAATATGCTGCACCTGGTGGTTGTTTGGTCTGGTCCTCTTGGCCTGCTATTTCTCCAACCTCAGCACCTCTCAGGGCTCAGACTCCAATCAACTGATGGTGAAAGGGTTTGAGGACTTGGCCAACCAGCAAGGGATTGAGTATGGGACCCTGTCTGGCTCCTCCACACTTGCCTTTTTCAAG AACTCTAATAACCCAACCTACCGTAGGATCTATGAGCACATGGAGAGAGCCAAGAGTTTTGTGTCATCAATGGATGAGGGTGTTCGCCGGGCAAAGGAGGGCAACTTTGCCTTCATTGGAGAGTCTGTGTCACTGGACTTGGTGGTGGCTCGTCACTGTGAGCTGGTCCGTGTCCATGAGGTCATCGGCATGAGAGGGTACAGCATCGCAGGCACCCTGG GCTCTCCCATGCTGAAGAACCTCAGTGTGGCCATCCTGGAGCTGAGTGAGGCAGGAGAGTTGGCTTACCTGCGCAGTAAGTGGTGGGCCAGCAGCTGCATGGCAGACCCAGCCAAGGCCTCCCCCTTGCAGCCCCACAGCTTGAAGGGCATGTTCCTGGTGCTGGCTCTGGGCCTGGGGCTAGGGGTGCTGCTGGCTGTCCTGGAGCTCACCACCAAGTCCCGGAGCAATGCCGGGGAGCAGAGG AAATCATATTGCACAGTGTTGTCTGATGAACTGAGTCAGCGCTTgaggaccaccaccaccaccaccaccaagaaGAGAAGCCAGGAAACCGCAGACAAAGACAAAGCATGA